Below is a window of Desulfobacterales bacterium DNA.
GGCGGCCAGTTGCTCTTTATCGAGTCGGCCCGGATGCCCGGCCGCGGCAAGTTGACCCTGACCGGCAAACTGGGCGAGGTGATGAAGGAGTCGGCCACCGCGGCCCTGACCTTTATCCGCTCCCATGCCGCCGAGATGAAGATCGAGGATGAACTGTTTGCCAAAAGCGATATCCATATCCATGTGCCCGAGGGCGCGATCCCCAAGGACGGGCCCTCGGCCGGGGTGGCGATGGTGGTCTCCCTGGTCTCGCTGTTGACCGGCAGGGCGGCCCGCAAGGATATCGCGATGACCGGCGAGATTACCCTGCGCGGCGACGTGCTGCCGGTGGGCGGGATCAAGGAAAAGGTGCTGGCCGCGGTGCGGGCCGGGCTCCGGGTGATTATCCTGCCGGCCTTGAATGAAAAGGACGTGGGCGAGATCCCGGACAATGTCAAGGAAGGGGTAGTCTTCCACTATGTCCAGGGGATCCGCGAGGCCCTGGGTTTTGCCCTGAACGGGCCGGAATCTCCGGGCTAGGCCGGGACGATTCGCCCGGCCCGGCGGCGGCGGCCGGTCCCGGGTTCCCCCTGCCCGTCGGCAACCGCCTTCTCCTGGATGATGTTCCCTCCTGCCGCCTGATCTTGACCCAGGTCAATGTCCGGAAGATCCCGGTACGGTACGGTATGGAATCGTTCTCTTTATCTGCCGTCCGTCTGGTAATCCTCGTTTCCGCCCGGACGGCCTTTATCAACCCATGACAATTTTGAGGAGATTATGAGCGTAAACAAGACCGCTGCCAGCAAGACATACAATGTCCTGCCCGGCACGAAGATGGGTATTCTGACAACGGATTACCTGGAAACAATAGCCAGGGTCGCCAGAAAATATGATATTCCCTTTCTGAAGATAACCTCGGCCCAGCGGCTGGCCATTGTGGGCCATGCCCCTGAAGCGGTGGAGCGGATCTGGCATGATCTGGGGCAGGCCACCGGGCCGCGGAAGCCGGTCGGGGTCCATTATATCCAGGCCTGCCCGGGCAGCCGCTGGTGCAGATATGGGCGGCAGGATTCCCTGGCCCTGGGAGAAAAGCTGGAAAAACAGTTTGTTGGCCTGTCCCTGCCGGGAAAAACAAAGGTGGGTGTGTCCGGCTGTCCCCTGAACTGCTGTGAAGGTTATGTCCGCGATCTGGGTATTTTCGGTAAGAAAAGCGGCTGGACCCTGGTCTTTGGCGGCAACGGCGGCGGGGTCCCGCGTATCGGCGACATCATTGCCCAGGGCTTGAGCGATGCGCAGGTTCTTGATCTTGCCGGCAGGTGCCTTGATTTTTACAGGGAGCACGCCCGGAAGCGGGAGCGAACCGCCCGTTTTATGGAAAGGACCTCGCTGGAAAAATTTAAAGAGGCAGTCTCCTGATAGGTAAAGGGACAAGTCCATTCATCTTGTTACAAGGCCTGGATGCTCAACTATCTGCCGCCTATATAAAAACCTATTCCTCCGGCCCTGTTCTGCCGATATAAGATAAGACCGTGCAGGTCATAACGATGTCTTTCTACCCGCCAATCAGGAAGCAGACAGAGGAAGCAGGTGGAACAGGATTATAATTATTTTCAGAACATATACGACTTAAAGCCGATCTTCCCGGGCAAGGCCGCGGCCATTGAACATGACCGGCTACCTCAACCTGTCCAGCGAAAAAAGGAACTAAAGCCAGCGCTGTTTTGCCCATAAAGCAACAAAGCCCTGCCGCTGTCGGCAGGGCTTTGCCTTTCAAGTAAGCGGGGAAGGGGGACAGCCA
It encodes the following:
- a CDS encoding NAD(P)/FAD-dependent oxidoreductase encodes the protein MSVNKTAASKTYNVLPGTKMGILTTDYLETIARVARKYDIPFLKITSAQRLAIVGHAPEAVERIWHDLGQATGPRKPVGVHYIQACPGSRWCRYGRQDSLALGEKLEKQFVGLSLPGKTKVGVSGCPLNCCEGYVRDLGIFGKKSGWTLVFGGNGGGVPRIGDIIAQGLSDAQVLDLAGRCLDFYREHARKRERTARFMERTSLEKFKEAVS